The window CTTCATATAAGCCTTTTGAAACAAGGAACTGGCCTTCATGCAACGTGCTGTCGATTACGCAGAATTTAACATTATCCTCAGTCTTTTTGCCTTCAAGCGCCATAAGGCCGTTAAGGCAGCTGAGGCCGACTTCAACCGCGTCTTTATCGGTTTCGGCAACAAACGGCGTTTTTATTTTATCAAGGAATGTTGTCGTTTTGCCGTTTGTATATGTTACTTTGTAATCTATTTTATTAAAATACCTCTTTGTGATAATATCCGCCTGCCCCATTCCGATTGCATTGCCGTGGCTGATATCGGTAAGATCCAAAAGCGCGATAATCTCTATAAGCGGATATGGCTGGCCGAGGGTTTCGCAGCCGCTTGCATAAAATTTCTCAGGTTCCTGAAGTCCCCAAACGCCGAAACGGCCAATCATATTGCAGTCCATACCTGTACCGCTTATATTTTTGCCGCCCCGTTTTATAACAAGCATATCACAAACTTGGAAAGGAAGGAAGGGGTACATGTCATTTGCCATCTTAAATAATTCGACTTCCCTTTCCGGTATATCTTTATTGTCGACAACTTCAAGGTAGCCTACACGGTCGCGGGCGTTCTCCAAAAGAGCTATGCCGCATATAACGTTCATTTCGGGGCAGTTTGCAACAAACTTCCCGTTTGCAGGTATTATGTTCATAAGCCCCCAAACGCCGTATGAATGTACATAGGCCGCCATTGTACGTTTGCCTAGGCCTATCGTCATCATTTTAAGAAGGCCGCTTTCTGTTTTGTTTTCCTGTTCCGTATGTTTTTTTATCCTGTTTATAACTATAACGCCGTCGGCCTCATAAGCATTTTTATCAACGTATACGGGAGTTCCCAGTTCAGTTTCGCCGATTTTTACCGTTTCCATTGACGAAATAATAGGAGCTTTTACAGCTTCTTCCGTATATCCAAGGCTTAAAAGCATTTCCCTTTGGCCTTCGGCTGTGGCGCCGCCGTGGCTTCCCATTGCTGGGATTAAAAACGGTATTCCGCCAACCCTTTTAACCTCTTCAACCGTCTGTGCAACAACGTCAACAAGGCCCCAAACGCCACGACTGCCGCATGTTATAGCTATCCTTTGCCCAGGTTTAATTTTCCTTGACAGGTCAAATTCATCCAAAAGCCGCTTTGTTTCGCCCCTTACGTCGTCAATCTGCGGCTGGTTGTATTTTTGAACAGCCTTAATAACTTTAGGAA of the Anaerotignum faecicola genome contains:
- a CDS encoding nickel-dependent lactate racemase, whose translation is MNIPKVIKAVQKYNQPQIDDVRGETKRLLDEFDLSRKIKPGQRIAITCGSRGVWGLVDVVAQTVEEVKRVGGIPFLIPAMGSHGGATAEGQREMLLSLGYTEEAVKAPIISSMETVKIGETELGTPVYVDKNAYEADGVIVINRIKKHTEQENKTESGLLKMMTIGLGKRTMAAYVHSYGVWGLMNIIPANGKFVANCPEMNVICGIALLENARDRVGYLEVVDNKDIPEREVELFKMANDMYPFLPFQVCDMLVIKRGGKNISGTGMDCNMIGRFGVWGLQEPEKFYASGCETLGQPYPLIEIIALLDLTDISHGNAIGMGQADIITKRYFNKIDYKVTYTNGKTTTFLDKIKTPFVAETDKDAVEVGLSCLNGLMALEGKKTEDNVKFCVIDSTLHEGQFLVSKGLYEELKERDDIEFIGDFRPLTFDEAGTLLDNPISH